CGCTGTCGAAGGCCTGCTGGGCGCACTCGAAGAAATGCCTGCGGTTGCTGCTTTGGGTAAGCACGTCGGTGGTGGCCAGGCGCTGCAACTCGCCTTCGAGCTGCTTCTTCTCGGTGATGTCCTCGGCGATGCCGACGATGATCACCCGCTGGTCGCCCTCGCGTTGCTGGTTGATATAGCACTTGTCGCTGAGCCAGCGCACTTCGCCGGCGGCGTTGAGGATGCGGTACTCGCGGTCCTCGACGGTGCCCTTGACCAGCACCTGGGCCAGGCTGCGTTCGGCGTACTCCAGGTCGTCCGGGTAGATGGCGTCGCGCCATTCGTTGTAGTCGGCCAGCACCAGGCTGGCCGGGCGACCGAAGATGCGTTCGTAGGCGGGGCTGACGTAGAGCACCTGGCGGGTTTCCCAGTCGAAGGCCCAGAGCACGGCATTGACGCTGTCGAGCAGCGAGCTGTACAGCTGCTCGCGTTCGCTCAGGCGGGCCACTTCGCCTTGAGCGTGCAACAGCGCGAGCAGGGTTTGAGCAGCTTCGGGGCGCGGGGTGCCGGTTGAGGTGGGTGGGAGGTCTTTGGCCATGAGCACGGAACGGTTCTCGACGATGGGCGTGCGGCCACGGTCCGGCCCGCCACGCGGGCGATATGCCGGATTTGAGTCGATTGAGCGGGGGGAAGTTCCGGTCGGCACGCCCCGTTGCGGGGCATGCCGATCAACGGTGCTCAGGCGCCGTTGGGGCGCAGCGAGTAGGTCTTGAGCTGGGCGGCGAAGTCACGCAGCGACTGGATGCCACTGGCTTCGGCCTCGTGTACCCAGTCCTTCATGGCGGCGAGCATGTCGTGGCCGTTGGCGCTGGTGCGCGCCCAGATCTGCTGCAGCGCCAGGCGCTTTTCGTAGATGGTCTTGAGTGCCTGGCTGTGGGCCAGCAGCGACTCGATGCGCACGTGGTGGCGATCCTGCAGCAGGCTGGTTTCCCGC
This sequence is a window from Pseudomonas maumuensis. Protein-coding genes within it:
- a CDS encoding GGDEF domain-containing protein, with the translated sequence MAKDLPPTSTGTPRPEAAQTLLALLHAQGEVARLSEREQLYSSLLDSVNAVLWAFDWETRQVLYVSPAYERIFGRPASLVLADYNEWRDAIYPDDLEYAERSLAQVLVKGTVEDREYRILNAAGEVRWLSDKCYINQQREGDQRVIIVGIAEDITEKKQLEGELQRLATTDVLTQSSNRRHFFECAQQAFDSAREDGTPMAFLLLDIDDFKHINDSYGHQEGDHVLQRIADSGKAVLRRGDQFGRIGGEEFAAVFPGCTAQVAEQIAERLQREIQRLSFSHGEQTYGVTVSQGLTGLQDEDETLDSLFARADAAMYRAKRQGKNQIVKG